The following are encoded in a window of Acidimicrobiales bacterium genomic DNA:
- a CDS encoding helix-turn-helix transcriptional regulator, with amino-acid sequence MSEIHPGGPHPAPAPDPAPLLSARASEVLLLLAGGQTPKEIARHLGISVRTCRGHIQDLLGAFHTQSALHAVLEAQRYGLVPCRCGEKDAPRPA; translated from the coding sequence GTGAGCGAGATCCACCCCGGAGGACCCCACCCGGCACCGGCGCCGGACCCGGCGCCTCTGCTGTCCGCCCGCGCCAGCGAGGTGCTGCTGCTCCTGGCCGGCGGTCAGACCCCGAAGGAGATCGCCCGCCACCTCGGGATCTCGGTGCGCACCTGCCGCGGCCACATCCAGGACCTCCTCGGGGCGTTCCACACCCAGAGCGCCCTGCACGCCGTCCTGGAGGCCCAGCGCTACGGCCTCGTGCCGTGCCGGTGCGGGGAGAAGGACGCGCCCCGACCCGCCTGA
- the treS gene encoding maltose alpha-D-glucosyltransferase, producing MSPYGPRGPAPLPPVSPLSDGPDWYRDAIIYELHIRAFQDSDGDGIGDFDGLTSRLDYLHDLGVNTIWLLPFYPSPLRDDGYDIAEYRGINPSYGTLAAFKRMLREAHRRELRVVTELVINHTSDQHAWFQRARRAAPGSRWRDWYVWSDDPERWSEARVIFHDTETSNWTWDPVANAYFWHRFYSHQPDLNFDNPEVHKAVFDAMDFWFKMGVDGLRLDAVPYLYERDGTNGENLPETHEFLRSLRRHVDEHFPGRMLLAEANQWPEDAVEYFGNDAEPECHMSFHFPLMPRLFMSVQMEDRFPVVDILDQTPAVPDGAQWAIFLRNHDELTLEMVSEEERDYMYRVYAHDPQMRINAGIRRRLAPLLGNDRRKIELLNGLLLALPGTPVIYYGDEIGMGDNVYLGDRDAVRTPMQWSPDRNAGFSTANPQKLYLPTIIDPEFHYEMVNVEVQQAHENSLYRWMRQVLHVRSRHPELGRGTLRMLLPDNPRIVAFVRSYEDEHVLVVANLAGSAQYAELDLAEHAGARPVELFGRTEFPPVGDLPYLVTLGPYAFHWFALTRQETDAPVQGAATGGPVPTLELDGPWESVFDGAARRRLEGLLPDHLRQRRWFPGKDRSISSVRVADVVHLTTRGSAVPSYLVLVQVRFREGEPATFALPLAIVGGERAEALLSELSLGVVAELRRPGGETRVLSEALWEPAASRALLDRCRSRRPRPGESGALVGSPTPALRRMASDLADQDIAVLRGEQSNTSVVVGDQAILKVFRRLEPGTNPDLEVSRFLNDQGFEHVPPLLGAIEYEAERHEPTTVAILQGYVPNEGDLWQHTIDALSRFYGETFDEVPPDVPADRHPLDQTDVDAAEEALRSTGPHLEVCDLLGVRTAQLHRALAAPTGDPAFGSEDLSLLDQRSLHQAMRSAASRTLGSLRKRLDDLPPEVAEPAAALLAREADLLERYKPLREGRLGGRRIRTHGDLHLGQVLFTGRDVVFLDFEGEPLQSITERRLRRSPLRDVAGVLRSFHYATLVGLRREEDRGLLTSGSDGAARAAAWGRAWYGWAAGRFLGAYLREADGADFLPSDPAALRTLLDAFVLEKAVYELSYELGNRPEWSWIPLAGLLDTLAAGDGRA from the coding sequence ATGAGCCCCTACGGCCCGCGCGGCCCCGCGCCCCTCCCCCCGGTCAGCCCCCTTTCCGACGGCCCCGACTGGTACCGCGACGCCATCATCTACGAGCTGCACATCCGCGCCTTCCAGGACAGCGACGGCGACGGCATCGGCGACTTCGACGGGCTGACCAGCCGGCTCGACTACCTCCACGACCTGGGCGTCAACACCATCTGGCTGCTGCCGTTCTACCCGTCCCCCCTGCGCGACGACGGCTACGACATCGCCGAGTACCGGGGCATCAACCCCTCCTACGGCACCCTCGCCGCGTTCAAGCGGATGCTCCGGGAGGCCCACCGTCGGGAGCTGCGGGTCGTCACCGAGCTCGTCATCAACCACACCTCCGACCAGCACGCCTGGTTCCAGCGGGCCCGCAGGGCGGCGCCGGGCAGCCGCTGGCGGGACTGGTACGTGTGGAGCGACGACCCCGAGCGCTGGTCCGAGGCCCGGGTCATCTTCCACGACACCGAGACCTCGAACTGGACGTGGGACCCGGTCGCCAACGCCTACTTCTGGCACCGGTTCTACTCCCACCAGCCCGACCTCAACTTCGACAACCCCGAGGTCCACAAGGCGGTGTTCGACGCCATGGACTTCTGGTTCAAGATGGGCGTCGACGGCCTGCGCCTCGACGCGGTCCCGTACCTCTACGAGCGCGACGGCACCAACGGCGAGAACCTCCCCGAGACCCACGAGTTCCTGCGCTCGCTGCGGCGCCACGTCGACGAGCACTTCCCGGGACGCATGCTGCTGGCGGAGGCCAACCAGTGGCCCGAGGACGCGGTCGAGTACTTCGGGAACGACGCCGAGCCCGAGTGCCACATGTCGTTCCACTTCCCCCTCATGCCCCGCCTGTTCATGTCGGTGCAGATGGAGGACCGCTTCCCGGTCGTCGACATCCTCGACCAGACGCCGGCGGTGCCCGACGGCGCCCAGTGGGCCATCTTCCTGCGCAACCACGACGAGCTGACCCTCGAGATGGTGAGCGAGGAGGAGCGGGACTACATGTACCGGGTCTACGCGCACGACCCGCAGATGCGCATCAACGCCGGCATCCGCCGCCGCCTCGCCCCCCTCCTGGGCAACGACCGGCGCAAGATCGAGCTGTTGAACGGCCTGCTCCTCGCCCTGCCCGGCACGCCGGTCATCTACTACGGCGACGAGATCGGGATGGGCGACAACGTCTACCTCGGCGACCGCGACGCGGTGCGGACCCCGATGCAGTGGTCGCCGGACCGCAACGCGGGCTTCTCCACCGCCAACCCCCAGAAGCTCTACCTGCCGACCATCATCGACCCCGAGTTCCACTACGAGATGGTCAACGTCGAGGTCCAGCAGGCGCACGAGAACTCGCTCTACCGGTGGATGCGTCAGGTCCTGCACGTGCGCAGCCGTCACCCCGAGCTCGGCCGCGGGACCCTGCGCATGCTCTTGCCCGACAACCCCCGCATCGTGGCCTTCGTGCGCTCCTACGAGGACGAGCACGTGCTGGTCGTGGCCAACCTGGCGGGTTCGGCCCAGTACGCGGAGCTCGACCTCGCCGAGCACGCCGGCGCCCGGCCCGTCGAGCTGTTCGGGCGCACCGAGTTCCCGCCGGTGGGCGACCTGCCCTACCTCGTGACCCTCGGCCCCTACGCGTTCCACTGGTTCGCGCTCACCCGCCAGGAGACCGACGCCCCGGTGCAGGGCGCGGCGACCGGGGGGCCGGTGCCGACCCTCGAGCTCGACGGCCCCTGGGAGTCGGTGTTCGACGGGGCGGCCCGGCGCCGCCTCGAGGGGCTGCTGCCCGACCATCTGCGCCAGCGGCGCTGGTTCCCGGGCAAGGACCGTTCCATCTCCTCGGTGCGGGTCGCCGACGTCGTCCACCTCACCACCCGGGGTTCGGCGGTCCCCTCCTACCTGGTCCTCGTGCAGGTGCGCTTCCGCGAAGGCGAGCCGGCGACGTTCGCGCTGCCTCTCGCCATCGTCGGCGGCGAACGGGCCGAGGCGCTCCTCAGCGAGCTCAGCCTCGGGGTGGTGGCCGAGCTGCGTCGGCCCGGCGGCGAGACCCGGGTGCTCAGCGAGGCGCTGTGGGAGCCGGCCGCGTCGCGGGCGCTGCTCGACCGTTGCCGCAGCCGTCGACCTCGCCCGGGGGAATCCGGGGCGCTCGTGGGCTCACCCACCCCGGCCCTGCGGCGGATGGCATCCGACCTCGCCGACCAGGACATCGCCGTACTGCGGGGCGAGCAGAGCAACACCTCCGTCGTCGTGGGCGACCAGGCCATCCTGAAGGTGTTCCGCCGCCTGGAGCCGGGCACCAACCCCGACCTCGAGGTCTCCCGCTTCCTCAACGACCAGGGCTTCGAGCACGTGCCACCGCTCCTGGGTGCCATCGAGTACGAGGCCGAGCGCCACGAGCCGACCACCGTGGCCATCCTCCAGGGCTACGTCCCCAACGAGGGCGATCTCTGGCAGCACACCATCGACGCCCTGAGCCGCTTCTACGGGGAGACCTTCGACGAGGTGCCCCCGGACGTCCCTGCGGACCGCCACCCGCTGGACCAGACCGACGTCGACGCCGCCGAGGAGGCGCTGCGCTCCACCGGCCCCCACCTCGAGGTCTGCGACCTGCTCGGCGTGCGCACCGCCCAGCTGCACCGCGCCCTCGCCGCTCCCACCGGCGATCCGGCCTTCGGCTCGGAGGACCTGTCCCTGCTCGACCAGCGCTCGCTGCACCAGGCCATGCGCAGCGCGGCGTCGCGCACCCTGGGCTCGCTGCGCAAGCGGCTCGACGACCTGCCGCCCGAGGTGGCCGAGCCGGCGGCGGCGCTGCTCGCCCGCGAGGCCGACCTCCTCGAGCGCTACAAGCCGCTCCGTGAAGGGCGGCTCGGCGGTCGGCGCATCCGCACCCACGGCGACCTCCACCTCGGTCAGGTGCTCTTCACCGGGCGCGACGTCGTCTTCCTCGACTTCGAGGGCGAGCCGCTCCAGTCCATCACCGAGCGACGGCTCCGGCGGTCGCCCCTGCGGGACGTGGCGGGGGTGCTGCGGTCGTTCCACTACGCCACCCTCGTGGGGCTGCGCCGTGAGGAGGACCGCGGCCTGCTCACCAGTGGCAGCGACGGCGCGGCCCGGGCCGCGGCGTGGGGTCGCGCCTGGTACGGCTGGGCCGCGGGCCGCTTCCTGGGGGCCTACCTCCGCGAGGCCGACGGCGCCGACTTCCTGCCGTCGGACCCGGCGGCGCTCCGCACGCTGCTCGACGCCTTCGTGCTGGAGAAGGCGGTGTACGAGCTGTCGTACGAGCTCGGCAACCGACCCGAGTGGAGCTGGATCCCGTTGGCGGGCCTGCTCGACACCCTCGCCGCCGGCGACGGGCGCGCGTGA
- a CDS encoding 4-alpha-glucanotransferase, translating into MPPGLRELAWGAGVATSYHDIGGTLRETSPEVLRGLLDALGLAAGDEAAIRSSHAALHRRAWHHLVEPTTVCWEGSAPAVELRRPVAAVGRPVELVLTLEDGGHRQVVVDEADLTETARADVDGVPHVAHRARLGGDVPLGAHRVQVTADDRTAVGHLLAAPRLAPAPGRGWGVFAPVYALRRSGPPRVGHVGDLATLADWVQGLGGDLVGTLPLLATFDDESSPYVPVSRLAWNERHLDLAALPEAAATASGGTGGGALVVGEDGLVDWPAEVRRVRTSLAAFVAGLSDRRRAELDAFTAGRPHVDELACWRAEAEQHGPPAPGVPLTVDPADPTDAVLRHRYAQWTMETQLHGLQRRLADRGQALYLDLPLGVHGDGFDVWRSPDLFARSVEVGAPPDEFNPAGQGWGFPPLLPEASRRDGHAYLRAGLAHQLRHAGVVRIDHVMALHRLWWIPGGGAAGDGAYVHYPAEELAAVVTLEAWRAGAVVVGENLGTVPPEVDQLMAEHRLLGMYATQFELDAAPHARWAPAGSVAVVNTHDMAPFAAYWAGLADGRRAAVLEQLDRDGCRPTSEDALDVLAALLGWLGRSDAASVIVTLEDLWAEDRPQNVPGTGPEVPNWRRQMACTLDEVAADPAVAARLGALRAARGGRPTDGADEGVDDGVGVTG; encoded by the coding sequence ATGCCGCCGGGCCTCCGCGAGCTGGCTTGGGGGGCGGGCGTGGCCACCAGCTACCACGACATCGGCGGCACGCTCCGGGAGACCTCGCCCGAGGTGCTGCGGGGCCTGCTCGACGCGCTGGGGCTGGCGGCCGGGGACGAGGCGGCCATCCGGTCGTCGCACGCCGCGCTGCACCGGCGGGCCTGGCACCACCTGGTCGAGCCCACCACCGTGTGCTGGGAGGGCTCCGCGCCCGCGGTCGAGCTGCGCCGGCCGGTCGCCGCGGTCGGGCGACCCGTCGAGCTCGTCCTCACCCTCGAGGACGGCGGCCACCGTCAGGTCGTCGTCGACGAGGCGGACCTCACCGAGACCGCCCGGGCGGACGTCGACGGCGTGCCCCACGTCGCCCACCGGGCCCGGCTGGGCGGCGACGTGCCCCTCGGCGCCCACCGGGTGCAGGTCACGGCCGACGACCGCACCGCGGTCGGCCACCTCCTCGCCGCGCCCCGCCTGGCCCCGGCGCCGGGACGCGGCTGGGGGGTCTTCGCCCCGGTGTACGCCCTGCGGCGCTCGGGGCCGCCCCGCGTCGGCCACGTCGGCGACCTCGCCACCCTGGCCGACTGGGTCCAGGGCCTCGGCGGCGACCTCGTCGGGACCCTGCCGCTGCTCGCCACCTTCGACGACGAGTCCAGCCCCTATGTGCCCGTCTCCCGGCTCGCCTGGAACGAGCGCCACCTCGACCTCGCGGCGCTCCCGGAGGCGGCTGCCACCGCCTCGGGTGGGACCGGGGGCGGGGCCCTCGTCGTGGGCGAGGATGGCCTGGTCGACTGGCCCGCCGAGGTGCGCCGCGTCCGCACGTCCCTCGCCGCCTTCGTAGCGGGCCTGAGCGACCGTCGACGGGCCGAGCTCGACGCCTTCACCGCCGGGCGCCCCCATGTCGACGAGCTGGCCTGCTGGCGCGCCGAGGCCGAGCAGCACGGGCCGCCGGCCCCCGGGGTGCCCCTGACCGTGGATCCGGCCGACCCCACCGACGCGGTGCTGCGCCACCGCTACGCCCAGTGGACCATGGAGACCCAGCTCCACGGCCTGCAGCGGCGCCTCGCCGACCGGGGCCAGGCGCTCTACCTGGACCTGCCCCTCGGCGTGCACGGCGACGGCTTCGACGTGTGGCGGTCGCCGGACCTGTTCGCACGATCGGTCGAGGTCGGGGCGCCCCCCGACGAGTTCAACCCGGCCGGGCAGGGCTGGGGGTTCCCGCCGCTGCTCCCCGAGGCGTCCCGTCGTGACGGCCACGCCTACCTGCGCGCCGGCCTGGCCCACCAGCTCCGCCACGCCGGCGTGGTGCGCATCGACCACGTGATGGCGCTGCACCGCCTGTGGTGGATCCCGGGCGGCGGCGCCGCCGGCGACGGGGCCTACGTGCACTACCCCGCGGAGGAGCTGGCCGCCGTCGTCACCCTCGAGGCGTGGCGGGCGGGCGCCGTGGTCGTGGGGGAGAACCTCGGCACCGTGCCGCCCGAGGTCGACCAGCTGATGGCCGAGCACCGCCTGCTCGGCATGTACGCCACGCAGTTCGAGCTCGACGCCGCCCCCCACGCCCGGTGGGCGCCCGCCGGCAGCGTGGCCGTGGTCAACACCCATGACATGGCGCCCTTCGCCGCCTACTGGGCGGGGCTCGCCGACGGGCGGCGAGCGGCCGTCCTCGAGCAGCTCGACCGCGACGGGTGCCGCCCGACCTCCGAGGACGCCCTCGACGTGCTGGCCGCCCTGCTCGGGTGGTTGGGCCGGTCGGACGCCGCCTCGGTGATCGTGACCCTCGAGGACCTCTGGGCCGAGGACCGCCCGCAGAACGTGCCCGGGACGGGTCCGGAGGTGCCCAACTGGCGGCGCCAGATGGCCTGCACCCTCGACGAGGTGGCCGCCGACCCCGCGGTGGCCGCCCGCCTCGGGGCGCTGCGGGCCGCGCGCGGGGGCCGGCCCACCGACGGAGCCGACGAGGGCGTGGACGACGGGGTAGGAGTGACCGGATGA
- the glgB gene encoding 1,4-alpha-glucan branching protein GlgB: protein MTDAPIDLGLSDDDLWRFNEGTHCRLYDHLGAHPVDGGTRFAVWAPSADGVWVVGDFNGWDGHEHALAPCGSSGIWAGVVAGAHEGQRYKYAIAHGGHTVEKADPFAQRTEEPPATASVIGGGAHEWGDDEWMATRAGRHTVDAPVSVYEVHLGSWRRPDGSLPTYRDIAVPLADHVRRHGFTHVEFLPLMEHPFYGSWGYQVSGYFAPSARYGDPADLMYLVDHLHQQGIGVLFDWVPSHFPEDAFSLGRFDGTHLYEHADPRQGFHPDWKSLIFNYGRNEVRSFLISSAVFWLDRFHGDGLRVDGVASMLYLDYSREPGEWIPNEHGGRENLEAIAFLRQLNETVYRECPGIQTIAEESTAWPMVSRPTYLGGLGFGFKWDMGWMHDTLEYFGRDPVHRRWHQHDLTFRMVYAFTENFELPLSHDEVVHGKGSLIGRMPGDDWQRFANLRLLLAEMVGQPGKKLLFMGSEIAQRREWDHESELDWWLLDDPAHAGVSRLVADANALYRSTPALHQLDCDAAGFEWLVADAAEDSVLAFLRKGEPDADGDHDRVLVVANHTPTPHTNYRIGVPCEGYWEEVLNSDAEVYGGSGWGNLGGVESTPVPAHGHPFSVNLTLPPLAVLFLRRRSTP, encoded by the coding sequence ATGACCGACGCGCCCATCGACCTCGGACTGAGCGACGACGACCTCTGGCGGTTCAACGAGGGGACCCACTGCCGTCTCTACGACCACCTCGGCGCCCACCCCGTCGACGGTGGCACCCGGTTCGCGGTCTGGGCCCCGTCCGCCGACGGCGTGTGGGTCGTGGGCGACTTCAACGGCTGGGACGGCCACGAGCACGCACTGGCGCCCTGTGGCTCGTCGGGGATCTGGGCCGGCGTGGTGGCCGGCGCCCACGAGGGCCAGCGCTACAAGTACGCCATCGCCCACGGCGGGCACACCGTCGAGAAGGCGGACCCGTTCGCCCAGCGGACCGAGGAGCCGCCGGCGACGGCCTCGGTGATCGGGGGCGGGGCCCACGAGTGGGGTGACGACGAGTGGATGGCCACCCGTGCCGGGCGCCACACCGTCGACGCGCCCGTGTCGGTCTACGAGGTGCACCTGGGCTCGTGGCGCCGGCCCGACGGGTCGTTGCCGACCTATCGGGACATCGCCGTGCCCCTCGCCGACCACGTGCGCCGCCACGGGTTCACCCACGTCGAGTTCCTGCCCCTGATGGAGCACCCCTTCTACGGGTCGTGGGGCTACCAGGTGTCGGGCTACTTCGCCCCCAGCGCCCGCTACGGCGACCCCGCCGACCTGATGTACCTCGTGGACCACCTGCACCAGCAGGGCATCGGCGTCCTCTTCGACTGGGTGCCCTCGCACTTCCCCGAGGACGCCTTCTCCCTCGGCCGGTTCGACGGCACCCACCTCTACGAGCACGCCGACCCCCGCCAGGGCTTCCACCCGGACTGGAAGAGCCTGATCTTCAACTACGGCCGCAACGAGGTGCGCAGCTTCCTGATCTCGAGCGCCGTCTTCTGGCTGGACCGCTTCCACGGCGACGGGCTGCGCGTCGACGGCGTCGCCTCGATGCTCTACCTCGACTACTCCCGTGAGCCGGGCGAGTGGATCCCGAACGAGCACGGCGGCCGCGAGAACCTCGAGGCCATCGCCTTCCTGCGCCAGCTCAACGAGACCGTCTACCGGGAGTGCCCCGGCATCCAGACCATCGCCGAGGAGTCCACGGCCTGGCCGATGGTCTCCCGGCCCACCTACCTCGGCGGCCTCGGGTTCGGCTTCAAGTGGGACATGGGGTGGATGCACGACACGCTCGAGTACTTCGGGCGCGACCCCGTCCACCGCCGGTGGCACCAGCACGACCTGACCTTCCGCATGGTCTACGCCTTCACCGAGAACTTCGAGCTGCCCCTCTCCCACGACGAGGTGGTGCACGGCAAGGGCTCGCTGATCGGGCGCATGCCCGGCGACGACTGGCAGCGGTTCGCCAACCTGCGCCTGCTGCTGGCGGAGATGGTGGGCCAGCCCGGCAAGAAGCTGCTGTTCATGGGCAGCGAGATCGCCCAGCGGCGCGAGTGGGACCACGAGTCCGAGCTCGACTGGTGGCTGCTCGACGACCCGGCGCACGCCGGGGTGAGCCGCCTCGTGGCCGACGCCAACGCGCTCTACCGGTCCACGCCGGCGCTCCACCAGCTGGACTGCGACGCGGCCGGCTTCGAGTGGCTGGTCGCGGACGCCGCCGAGGACTCGGTGCTGGCCTTCCTGCGCAAGGGCGAGCCGGATGCCGACGGTGACCACGACCGGGTGCTGGTCGTGGCCAACCACACACCCACCCCCCACACCAACTACCGCATCGGGGTGCCATGCGAGGGCTACTGGGAGGAAGTCCTCAACAGCGACGCCGAGGTGTACGGCGGCAGCGGGTGGGGCAACCTCGGTGGCGTCGAGTCCACCCCCGTCCCCGCACACGGCCACCCCTTCTCGGTGAACCTGACCCTGCCACCCCTCGCCGTCCTCTTCCTCCGCCGGCGCTCCACCCCCTGA